The DNA segment CTCGCAAACGACGAACAGTATTGACGCCCCGCCTCGCAAACGTCGATCTATTTTCTCGAAAATGGGACTCCCAAAAACGAATTCTTTAATAAATTCATTTCCCAATTTCCGATTAAAAAAGTGTTCTGTCGATTTTATCCGGAAGATGGGGAATTCCATTGATCGACACGGGCAGATACTTTCCGCGCACCCGACGAAATGTGCTCAAAGATGTGTTCCAGATCCAAGGCATCCAAGCAAACCCATCTCCACTTTGACCAAGAAGAAGTTTTAACACCAAAGAAATCGGAGTACCCGATGTAAAAATGAAATTTTTTTCCGTTTCCGAAGGAGTAATTAAAACATTACAAGAATGGAATATTCTTTTCTCAAAACTTTGATACGTTTCGATTCCTTCGAGAGTTTCTTTTCCCTCCCTCCAGAAATTCAGAATTTCCTCGGTCAATTTGAAAAACAAGGCGGCTGATCGGATTCCCCCTTTCAAACGAACCTTTGCAAACTGATTGAGAATTTTTTCAAACTCGGGTTTTCGAGAAGCGAGAAGTTTAGAATAAGAACCCCAAAGTTCCGGTGCAAATTCGTTCCAACCGGCGTCTCGTTGTATCAAATTATCCGCGGTAAGTCGATCCCGATCTCCGATCACTGAAATGATTCCTTCGAGAAAGAATTCTCCGGTTTCCTTATGTCGGCGCATCGTGCCTGTAACGATCCGATCGGGAATTTCACCGTTAGTCGCCATGTATTTTCCCAACGCAAAAGCCTGTTTTTTTCCAAGCGGGGTCAACAGATCATAATCGGATCCTTGAGAGTTTGCCTGCCCGTGACGGACGAGATAGACGACTGACATAAAATTTTTATTCCGTTGTAAATCGAGGATTGGTTACCTCTACCTTTTCCCTCACCGTTTCTTTGACGTGATTCCAGTATTCGGAATCTTCCAAGGATAGTTTTTCTTTTCGAATCCGATCCCTGAGTTCCAGATTCCAAGAACCCGCCAAGTTTCTTTTTTCGTTGAGAGTATTTGGAAATTTAGAATCTTTTTTGAGCAGTTTTGCGAGACGGGCCAATTCCTGATCCAGTAATTCCTCTCCGGAACGGATCTCTCTCGAAATCACTCCCAACATATTCCAACTTACTAATGTTTTATAGGACAAAAGATCCTTGTCTTTGAACTGAGGAAGAACTTCCTTCATCAGAAAATCCTGAATTGCTTCGAGTAAATCAGTGGATGTCGGTTTATCCTGCATTTTCTATGATCCTCATCGCTTCGTATTCCATCTCACAGGCGCGTCTTCCGATCGCCGCGAGTTCGATTCCCTTGTCTTTTCCGGAAAGATGTCTTTCCGCCTGACCGATACAACCGATCGCCCATCTCAGATTTCCCATGACTTCCCAATATGTCACCATCCCAGAATCCAGAGTCACACCGGACGCTTTTTCATACGCTTCGTAAAACTCGGAACGATCGGCGAAACCGCCCGCTTCCTTATTCAATTTTCCGAATCTCCAATCGCGCATACAAACCCATGTAAGATCTTCGTGACGGTCTCCCCAATGCGCAAACTCCCAATCGACGATCCCTTGAAGTCCCTCGGGTGTTACCATAAAATTTCCGGTTCTAAAATCTCCGTGGATCAATACCACTTTGTCCGAAGGTTTCGCTTTTTTTTCCAACCAATTGAGAATCAACTCCATCGCAGGATAGGCTTCCTGCATCCTTTCCAGCTCCAGACGTAAGGAACGAACCGACCCGTTGGCGACAACCTTGTCCTGAGGATCCTGTCCCATCCATAAAGTGGCTTTTAATTTTTCATCCTTGCAGTCGCTCGGTTTTACGGAATGAATCTTTGCAAGATTGTCGGCCAGATCGACGGTAAGTTGTTTTCGAATTTTGTTAAGCGAAGGATCCTTTACGATGTATCTTCCGGTCGCTTTTCCAGCGATCTTCTGCATAAAATAAAACGGACTTCCGGTTACGGAACGATCCGTTTCCAGCCAGAAAGGTCGCGGAGTTTTTACTCCCGCCTGATACGCAAGATTGCAGACTCCAAACTCGTCCTCTCGACTCAAAGAAGCAAGAAGCGCGGCTCCTTTATCCGTGCGAAATACGGTTTCATACGATCCTTTTTCCGGTCCGTCTAAAACTTTAAGCTCGGCCAAAAAATTTTCCTGACACGCCCCGCCGCTTAAGGAGACCATCGCGTTGATCGTTGTCTTTCCTTTTAGTCGATCGGTTAGATATCCTTCCAGAATATTCTTTAATTCGGTATCATTCATAAGTTTAGTATATTTTAATATTTCAAAAGTCGTGTTTTCCGCTGACGAGGTTTCTTCCGATCACCATTTTATGGACCTCGCTCGGTCCGTCCGCGATCCTCGCGGCTCTCGCGTCT comes from the Leptospira sp. WS92.C1 genome and includes:
- a CDS encoding histidine phosphatase family protein — protein: MSVVYLVRHGQANSQGSDYDLLTPLGKKQAFALGKYMATNGEIPDRIVTGTMRRHKETGEFFLEGIISVIGDRDRLTADNLIQRDAGWNEFAPELWGSYSKLLASRKPEFEKILNQFAKVRLKGGIRSAALFFKLTEEILNFWREGKETLEGIETYQSFEKRIFHSCNVLITPSETEKNFIFTSGTPISLVLKLLLGQSGDGFAWMPWIWNTSLSTFRRVRGKYLPVSINGIPHLPDKIDRTLF
- a CDS encoding phosphotransferase family protein, with amino-acid sequence MNDTELKNILEGYLTDRLKGKTTINAMVSLSGGACQENFLAELKVLDGPEKGSYETVFRTDKGAALLASLSREDEFGVCNLAYQAGVKTPRPFWLETDRSVTGSPFYFMQKIAGKATGRYIVKDPSLNKIRKQLTVDLADNLAKIHSVKPSDCKDEKLKATLWMGQDPQDKVVANGSVRSLRLELERMQEAYPAMELILNWLEKKAKPSDKVVLIHGDFRTGNFMVTPEGLQGIVDWEFAHWGDRHEDLTWVCMRDWRFGKLNKEAGGFADRSEFYEAYEKASGVTLDSGMVTYWEVMGNLRWAIGCIGQAERHLSGKDKGIELAAIGRRACEMEYEAMRIIENAG
- a CDS encoding DUF6285 domain-containing protein, with product MQDKPTSTDLLEAIQDFLMKEVLPQFKDKDLLSYKTLVSWNMLGVISREIRSGEELLDQELARLAKLLKKDSKFPNTLNEKRNLAGSWNLELRDRIRKEKLSLEDSEYWNHVKETVREKVEVTNPRFTTE